Proteins encoded by one window of Yersinia massiliensis:
- the ribD gene encoding bifunctional diaminohydroxyphosphoribosylaminopyrimidine deaminase/5-amino-6-(5-phosphoribosylamino)uracil reductase RibD: MQSDEFYMARAFELARKGRFTTHPNPNVGCVLVRDGEIVGEGYHLRAGEPHAEVHALRMAGDKARGATAYVTLEPCSHQGRTPPCADALINAGVVHVVAAMQDPNPQVAGRGLYKLKQAGIAVDHGLMLAQAEAVNLGFLKRMRTGFPYLQLKMAASLDGRTAMASGESQWITSPQARQDVQRFRAESAAILSTSATVLADDPSLTVRWDELDIETQALYPQDTVRQPVRIILDSNNRVTPQHKVIQQEGPCWLARVEADEQLWPANVEQILLPRHGNGVDLVLLMMQLGKRQINSVWVEAGPQLAGALLQAGVVDELIVYIAPKLLGSDARGLCELAGLTSLAQAPEFVFSDVRQVGPDLRLRLKAKY, encoded by the coding sequence ATGCAGTCTGATGAGTTCTATATGGCTCGCGCCTTCGAATTGGCGCGAAAGGGGCGATTTACGACGCATCCTAACCCTAATGTCGGCTGTGTGCTGGTTCGTGATGGTGAGATTGTCGGTGAAGGTTATCACTTACGGGCCGGAGAACCTCATGCTGAGGTACATGCGCTACGTATGGCGGGTGACAAAGCGCGAGGTGCTACCGCCTATGTCACGCTCGAACCCTGCAGCCACCAAGGCCGCACGCCGCCTTGTGCCGATGCATTGATTAACGCTGGTGTTGTACATGTGGTTGCCGCCATGCAGGATCCCAATCCGCAGGTTGCTGGGCGTGGGTTGTATAAATTGAAGCAAGCGGGTATTGCTGTCGATCATGGCCTCATGTTGGCACAGGCTGAGGCCGTTAATCTTGGCTTTCTCAAACGGATGCGTACTGGCTTCCCCTATTTGCAATTGAAAATGGCTGCCTCCTTGGATGGTCGAACGGCGATGGCATCAGGCGAAAGTCAGTGGATTACCTCGCCACAGGCCCGTCAGGATGTTCAGCGGTTTCGGGCTGAGAGCGCGGCGATTCTGAGTACGAGCGCCACTGTCTTGGCGGATGACCCCTCGCTCACCGTACGCTGGGATGAGTTGGATATCGAAACCCAAGCTTTGTATCCTCAAGATACGGTACGCCAACCAGTACGTATCATACTCGATAGCAATAACCGCGTGACGCCGCAGCATAAAGTGATACAGCAAGAAGGCCCATGCTGGCTGGCTCGTGTTGAGGCTGATGAGCAGCTATGGCCTGCTAATGTCGAGCAAATATTGCTTCCCCGCCATGGTAATGGTGTTGATTTAGTTTTGTTGATGATGCAATTGGGCAAGCGACAAATTAATTCAGTTTGGGTCGAGGCCGGACCGCAACTGGCCGGAGCGCTGCTACAAGCTGGTGTGGTTGATGAATTGATTGTGTATATCGCGCCTAAACTGCTCGGCAGTGATGCCCGAGGCTTATGCGAACTCGCAGGGTTAACGAGCCTAGCGCAAGCACCTGAGTTTGTATTTAGCGATGTGAGGCAGGTGGGGCCAGACCTGCGTTTGCGCTTGAAAGCGAAGTATTAA
- the yajL gene encoding protein deglycase YajL gives MSVSALVCLAPGSEETEAVTTIDVLVRAGIEVTTASVASDGALEIVCSRGVRLLADTRLVDVADQKFDVVVLPGGIKGAECFRDSPLLVATVRQTHNEGRLVAAICAAPALVLEHHNLFPVGNMTGYPALKDKIDATKWMDQRVVYDRRVNLVTSQGPGTSIDFALKIVFLLLGREKAEEIAWQLVLPPGIYNYRE, from the coding sequence ATGAGCGTATCGGCGCTGGTTTGCCTGGCTCCTGGTAGTGAAGAAACTGAAGCAGTCACCACCATTGATGTTCTGGTGCGCGCTGGTATAGAAGTCACAACAGCGAGTGTTGCTAGCGATGGCGCATTAGAAATTGTCTGCTCACGCGGCGTACGATTATTAGCCGATACGCGTTTGGTGGACGTCGCCGATCAGAAGTTTGATGTTGTCGTTCTTCCTGGTGGGATCAAAGGCGCGGAGTGTTTTCGTGATAGCCCATTGTTGGTTGCAACGGTGCGCCAAACCCATAATGAAGGCCGCTTAGTCGCGGCAATTTGCGCGGCCCCTGCATTAGTGCTTGAACATCACAATTTGTTTCCCGTCGGTAACATGACAGGTTATCCAGCACTCAAAGATAAAATTGATGCCACTAAATGGATGGACCAACGCGTGGTTTATGATAGGCGTGTCAATTTAGTCACCAGCCAAGGACCAGGAACCTCTATCGATTTCGCTTTGAAAATTGTTTTCTTGCTACTCGGAAGAGAAAAAGCTGAAGAGATCGCTTGGCAGCTAGTGTTACCACCGGGGATCTATAACTATCGGGAATAA
- the ispA gene encoding (2E,6E)-farnesyl diphosphate synthase, whose protein sequence is MSTVDFSQQLAVHQQRVNQALLHFIAPLPFSDSDLVEAMRYGAVLGGKRLRPYLVYATGQMFGLSHTNLDAPAAAIECIHAYSLIHDDLPAMDDDDLRRGQPTCHVKFGEANAILAGDALQTLAFSILAEAPMPDVTDKDRLAMIAELARASGVAGMCGGQALDLEAEARQISLEDLEQIHRHKTGALIRAAVRLGAHAAGAPGRAALPLLDRYAEAIGLAFQVQDDILDVIGDTATIGKRQGSDQQLGKSTYPALLGLECAKTKAMDLYQEAVSALDALSAQSYNIAPLQALACFIIQRDN, encoded by the coding sequence ATGTCTACCGTTGATTTTAGCCAACAGCTTGCCGTTCATCAGCAGCGAGTCAATCAGGCGTTACTCCATTTTATTGCGCCCCTCCCTTTTAGCGACAGTGATTTGGTCGAGGCGATGCGTTACGGTGCCGTGCTTGGTGGCAAACGTCTACGCCCTTATTTAGTCTATGCCACGGGCCAAATGTTTGGTCTATCGCACACGAATCTTGATGCCCCTGCGGCGGCAATTGAATGCATACACGCCTACTCATTAATTCATGATGATTTGCCCGCGATGGATGACGATGACTTACGTCGTGGGCAACCGACTTGCCACGTAAAATTTGGTGAGGCTAACGCTATTTTGGCGGGTGATGCATTGCAAACACTGGCCTTCTCAATTTTGGCTGAAGCGCCAATGCCCGATGTAACAGATAAAGATCGCCTCGCGATGATTGCTGAACTCGCCCGAGCCAGTGGTGTTGCTGGGATGTGTGGTGGTCAGGCGCTGGATTTGGAAGCAGAAGCTCGCCAGATTTCATTGGAAGATCTTGAGCAAATTCATCGTCATAAAACAGGGGCATTGATCCGAGCAGCCGTTCGTCTTGGCGCGCATGCTGCAGGTGCTCCTGGGCGCGCTGCGCTGCCGCTACTTGATCGTTACGCCGAAGCGATTGGCTTAGCCTTCCAAGTTCAAGACGATATTTTAGACGTTATCGGTGATACCGCTACAATTGGTAAACGTCAAGGGTCAGATCAGCAACTTGGGAAAAGTACTTATCCCGCACTTTTGGGGCTAGAATGCGCCAAAACCAAAGCCATGGATCTTTATCAGGAAGCGGTCAGCGCCCTTGATGCCCTTTCAGCGCAATCCTATAACATAGCGCCTTTGCAAGCATTAGCCTGCTTCATTATTCAGCGCGATAACTAG
- the xseB gene encoding exodeoxyribonuclease VII small subunit: MPKKAVAPETKAASFETSLSELEQIVTRLESGELPLEEALNEFERGVQLARLGQQTLLQAEQRVQVLLSDDVDAPLTPFTPDAE, from the coding sequence ATGCCGAAAAAAGCCGTCGCACCAGAAACCAAAGCAGCCAGTTTTGAAACCTCACTCAGCGAACTGGAACAAATTGTGACTCGTCTGGAATCAGGCGAACTCCCGCTGGAAGAAGCACTGAATGAATTTGAGCGGGGTGTACAGCTAGCCCGTCTTGGGCAACAGACTCTTTTGCAAGCCGAACAGCGCGTACAGGTGCTGCTCAGCGATGATGTTGATGCACCATTAACGCCCTTCACACCCGATGCTGAGTAA
- the panE gene encoding 2-dehydropantoate 2-reductase, giving the protein MKITVLGCGALGQLWLSALYQQGHDVQGWLRVPQPYCSVNVITLSGEAFNQNLPTNDPEHLSKSELLLVCLKAWQVSSAVTALLPKLNPECQILLLHNGMGTQQELPHDEHIFLHGVTTHAARRDGNTIVHVASGITHIGPMSPITMDISHLADVLHQALPDVAWHNDISAACWQKLAVNCVINPLTGLYNCRNGDLQRYPELIERLCAEVASVMEMEGYHTSTESLLSYVNDVIQNTADNISSLLQDLRCQRHTEIDYITGYLLRRARSHGMSLPENTRLYDLIKRKENEYERIGAGLPGSW; this is encoded by the coding sequence ATGAAAATTACTGTGCTTGGTTGCGGAGCGTTAGGGCAATTATGGCTTTCTGCGCTTTATCAGCAAGGCCATGATGTACAAGGCTGGCTTCGCGTCCCACAGCCATATTGTTCAGTCAATGTCATCACGTTAAGCGGTGAAGCATTCAATCAGAATCTACCGACAAACGACCCTGAGCATTTATCGAAAAGTGAATTACTGCTGGTGTGCTTAAAAGCGTGGCAGGTGTCTAGTGCGGTCACAGCATTGCTGCCCAAACTCAACCCTGAATGTCAGATTTTACTGCTACATAACGGGATGGGAACACAGCAAGAGCTCCCCCATGATGAGCATATTTTTCTGCATGGCGTGACCACTCATGCTGCGCGTCGAGATGGCAACACGATTGTCCATGTCGCCAGTGGCATTACCCATATTGGACCGATGTCACCCATTACGATGGATATCAGCCATCTGGCCGATGTTCTACATCAGGCGCTACCTGACGTTGCTTGGCATAATGATATTTCAGCCGCTTGTTGGCAAAAATTGGCGGTTAATTGTGTCATCAACCCCTTAACCGGCCTCTATAACTGTCGCAATGGCGATTTACAGCGCTATCCTGAGCTAATCGAGCGTTTGTGCGCTGAAGTCGCCAGCGTGATGGAAATGGAGGGCTACCATACGTCAACAGAGAGCCTGCTAAGTTATGTCAATGATGTCATCCAAAACACTGCAGATAACATCTCTTCACTATTACAGGATTTGCGCTGCCAAAGGCACACTGAGATAGACTATATTACCGGCTATTTACTGCGCCGCGCGCGCAGCCACGGCATGTCACTGCCAGAAAATACTCGGCTGTATGACTTAATTAAACGTAAGGAAAATGAGTATGAGCGTATCGGCGCTGGTTTGCCTGGCTCCTGGTAG
- the ribH gene encoding 6,7-dimethyl-8-ribityllumazine synthase, whose translation MNVIEGVVATPTARVAIAIARFNNFINDSLLDGAIDALKRIGQVSDDNITVVWVPGAYELPLVANVLAKTNRYDAVIGLGTVIRGGTAHFEYVAGGASSGLSTVALNTDIPIAFGVLTTESIEQAIERAGTKAGNKGAEAALTALEMINVIKAIKG comes from the coding sequence ATGAACGTTATCGAAGGTGTTGTTGCTACTCCTACTGCCCGCGTGGCGATTGCGATTGCGCGTTTTAACAACTTTATCAACGACAGCCTGCTGGACGGTGCAATTGATGCCCTGAAACGCATTGGTCAAGTCTCTGATGACAACATCACTGTTGTTTGGGTACCGGGTGCTTATGAGTTGCCGCTGGTTGCCAATGTGTTAGCGAAAACAAATCGTTACGATGCTGTTATTGGCTTGGGTACCGTTATCCGTGGGGGCACAGCGCACTTTGAGTATGTTGCAGGTGGCGCAAGTTCAGGTTTGTCTACCGTGGCCTTGAACACCGACATTCCAATCGCATTTGGTGTGCTGACCACTGAAAGTATTGAGCAGGCAATTGAGCGTGCTGGTACTAAAGCGGGTAATAAAGGTGCAGAAGCTGCCCTGACCGCGCTTGAAATGATTAATGTAATCAAAGCTATTAAAGGCTGA
- the nusB gene encoding transcription antitermination factor NusB → MKPAARRRARECAVQALYSWQLSKNDIADVELQFLSEQDVKDVDIAYFRELLSGVAVNAASLDALMAPVLSRQLEELGQVERAVLRIALFELSKRHDVPYKVAINEAIELAKTFGAEDSHKFVNGVLDKVAPSVRKKK, encoded by the coding sequence GTGAAACCTGCTGCTCGTCGCCGCGCTCGTGAGTGCGCTGTTCAAGCGCTTTACTCTTGGCAGTTGTCTAAAAACGACATCGCTGATGTTGAATTACAGTTCCTGTCGGAGCAGGATGTCAAAGATGTAGACATCGCCTATTTTCGCGAATTGCTGTCTGGGGTTGCAGTTAACGCCGCCTCTCTGGATGCGCTGATGGCACCTGTCCTTTCCCGCCAACTCGAAGAATTAGGCCAGGTTGAAAGAGCTGTCCTGCGTATTGCGCTGTTTGAACTGAGCAAACGTCATGATGTCCCTTATAAAGTGGCAATCAATGAAGCGATCGAATTAGCGAAAACTTTCGGTGCGGAAGATAGCCACAAATTCGTCAATGGCGTGCTAGATAAGGTTGCTCCGTCAGTACGCAAGAAAAAGTAA
- the nrdR gene encoding transcriptional regulator NrdR codes for MHCPFCAAVDTKVIDSRLVSDGSQVRRRRQCLDCNERFTTFEVAELVLPRVIKSDDVREPFNEDKLRRGMLKALEKRPVSADDVETAISHIKSQLRATGEREVPTKMVGNLVMEALKRLDKVAYIRFASVYRSFEDIREFGEEIARLQD; via the coding sequence ATGCATTGCCCGTTTTGTGCCGCTGTGGATACTAAAGTCATTGACTCTCGTTTGGTGAGCGATGGTTCGCAAGTGCGCCGTCGCCGCCAGTGTTTAGATTGTAATGAACGCTTTACCACTTTCGAAGTCGCCGAGCTGGTTTTGCCGCGCGTCATTAAAAGTGATGATGTCCGTGAGCCATTTAATGAAGATAAATTACGGCGTGGCATGCTAAAAGCGTTAGAAAAACGGCCTGTCAGTGCAGATGACGTTGAAACCGCGATAAGCCATATCAAGTCTCAGTTACGTGCGACCGGCGAACGTGAAGTCCCCACTAAGATGGTCGGTAATCTGGTGATGGAAGCGCTGAAACGATTGGATAAAGTGGCTTATATTCGCTTTGCTTCGGTGTATCGTAGTTTTGAAGATATACGTGAGTTCGGCGAAGAAATTGCCCGTTTGCAAGATTAA
- the dxs gene encoding 1-deoxy-D-xylulose-5-phosphate synthase encodes MSLDIAKYPTLALTQTPEELRMLPKDSLPKLCDELRQYLLASVSRSSGHFASGLGVVELTVALHYVYNTPFDHLVWDVGHQAYPHKILTGRREQIGTIRQKDGLHPFPWRGESEYDVLSVGHSSTSISAGLGMAVAAEREGKGRRTVCVIGDGAITAGMAFEAMNHAGDIHSDMLVILNDNEMSISENVGGLNNHLAQLLSGKLYASLREGGKKAFSGLPPIKDLLKRTEEHLKGMVVPSTLFEELGFNYIGPVDGHDVQALTQTLKNMRDLKGPQLLHIMTKKGKGYAPAEKDPIGWHAVPKFDPASGTLPKSQGVLPTYSKIFGEWLCETAAKDSQLMAVTPAMREGSGMVRFSREYPQQYFDVAIAEQHAVTFAAGLAIGGYKPIVAIYSTFLQRAYDQLIHDVAIQNLPVLFAIDRGGLVGADGQTHQGAFDLSFMRCIPNMVIMAPSDENECRQMLHTGYHHNGPAAVRYPRGNGTGATLEPLTILPIGKGIVRREGEKIALLCFGTLLDQAQRVADNLNATLVDMRFVKPLDEELVLEMAASHEFLVTIEENAIMGGAGSGVNELLMAKRQLVPVLNIGLPDHFIPQGEQDEMRAEFGLDAAGIQRQIDLWLA; translated from the coding sequence ATGAGCCTTGATATAGCCAAATACCCGACATTGGCACTTACGCAGACCCCAGAAGAACTGCGCATGTTGCCAAAAGATAGTCTGCCGAAGTTATGTGATGAACTACGGCAATATTTGCTCGCGTCTGTCAGCCGTTCCAGTGGGCATTTTGCTTCTGGGCTGGGTGTGGTGGAGCTTACTGTCGCGTTACATTACGTCTACAACACACCATTCGATCATTTGGTGTGGGACGTCGGCCATCAGGCTTATCCCCATAAAATATTGACGGGTCGCCGTGAACAGATAGGGACAATTCGCCAGAAAGATGGGTTGCATCCATTCCCTTGGCGCGGTGAGAGTGAATATGACGTGCTTTCTGTCGGCCATTCTTCAACCTCAATCAGCGCTGGCTTAGGTATGGCCGTTGCCGCAGAACGAGAAGGTAAAGGGCGTCGTACCGTGTGTGTTATTGGCGATGGTGCGATTACTGCCGGAATGGCTTTTGAAGCCATGAATCATGCGGGTGATATTCACTCAGATATGCTGGTTATTCTCAACGATAACGAAATGTCTATCTCAGAGAACGTGGGGGGCCTGAACAACCATTTAGCCCAGCTATTGTCTGGGAAACTTTACGCCAGCCTGCGCGAAGGGGGTAAAAAAGCATTTTCTGGCTTGCCGCCCATTAAAGATCTCCTAAAACGTACCGAAGAACACCTAAAAGGCATGGTCGTCCCAAGTACATTATTCGAAGAATTGGGCTTTAATTATATTGGCCCAGTCGATGGCCATGATGTACAGGCGCTGACACAGACGCTAAAAAACATGCGTGACCTGAAAGGCCCACAGCTTCTTCATATCATGACCAAGAAAGGTAAAGGCTACGCACCGGCAGAAAAAGATCCGATCGGCTGGCATGCAGTACCAAAATTTGATCCCGCCTCGGGGACATTACCCAAAAGTCAGGGCGTTCTACCGACTTATTCCAAAATATTTGGTGAATGGCTATGCGAAACTGCCGCCAAAGATAGTCAGTTAATGGCAGTGACCCCCGCCATGCGCGAAGGCTCTGGCATGGTGCGCTTTTCTCGTGAATATCCGCAGCAATATTTTGATGTGGCCATAGCCGAACAGCATGCCGTCACCTTCGCTGCTGGTTTAGCAATTGGCGGCTACAAGCCCATTGTCGCTATCTATTCGACATTCCTTCAGCGGGCATATGATCAGTTGATTCATGATGTTGCCATCCAGAATCTTCCTGTCCTGTTCGCCATTGATCGTGGCGGTTTAGTGGGCGCTGATGGTCAAACCCATCAAGGCGCATTTGATCTCTCCTTTATGCGCTGCATACCTAACATGGTTATCATGGCGCCAAGTGATGAAAACGAATGCCGCCAAATGTTGCACACGGGGTATCACCACAATGGCCCCGCCGCAGTACGCTACCCACGGGGTAACGGGACAGGAGCGACACTCGAACCATTAACCATCCTGCCAATTGGTAAAGGCATCGTTCGCCGTGAAGGAGAGAAAATTGCGCTTCTGTGCTTCGGTACTCTGCTGGATCAAGCGCAACGTGTGGCCGATAACTTGAATGCTACTTTAGTGGATATGCGTTTTGTCAAACCGCTGGATGAAGAGTTAGTGCTAGAGATGGCTGCCAGCCATGAATTTTTGGTTACGATAGAAGAGAACGCCATTATGGGCGGTGCGGGCAGTGGCGTAAACGAGCTGTTGATGGCGAAGCGGCAGTTAGTGCCGGTTCTGAATATCGGTTTACCCGATCACTTCATTCCGCAAGGCGAACAAGATGAAATGCGTGCCGAATTTGGTCTAGATGCCGCAGGCATACAGCGCCAAATTGACCTTTGGCTCGCCTGA
- the thiL gene encoding thiamine-phosphate kinase, whose amino-acid sequence MACGEFDLIARYFDRFRSNRRDVELGIGDDCALLTVSEKQLLAISTDTLVSGVHFLADIDPADLGYKSLAVNLSDLAAMGADPAWLSLALTLPNVNEDWLQAFSDSLFDQLNYYGMQLIGGDTTRGPLSLTLTIQGLVPEGRALTRAGARIGDWIYVTGTLGDSAAGLAILQNTLRVDDESDRAALIHRHLRPQPRVLQGQALRSLASSAIDISDGLISDLQHVLKASHCGARIELDALPYSEALKNQVDAEQALRWALSGGEDYELCFTVPEINRGALDVALSNTGASYTCIGQIGPQAEGVKFFREEKVVDLDFRGFDHFSTGKSHG is encoded by the coding sequence ATGGCATGTGGTGAATTTGATCTCATTGCCCGCTACTTTGACCGGTTTAGAAGTAATCGCCGGGATGTAGAATTGGGTATTGGAGACGACTGCGCACTTCTTACAGTGTCAGAAAAACAGCTGTTAGCCATCAGTACGGATACACTGGTGTCTGGCGTTCACTTCCTTGCGGATATTGATCCCGCCGATTTGGGTTATAAATCTCTAGCGGTAAACCTGAGCGATTTAGCTGCGATGGGTGCCGATCCTGCCTGGTTGTCCCTTGCTCTAACGCTTCCTAATGTCAATGAAGACTGGCTACAGGCATTCAGTGATAGCCTATTTGATCAGCTTAATTATTACGGTATGCAATTGATTGGTGGCGATACGACTCGAGGGCCATTGAGCCTAACGCTGACCATTCAAGGTTTAGTACCGGAAGGTCGGGCATTGACCCGCGCAGGTGCGAGAATTGGTGATTGGATTTACGTGACGGGTACTTTGGGTGATAGTGCGGCAGGTCTGGCTATCTTGCAAAATACATTACGTGTCGACGATGAAAGCGATCGGGCGGCGTTAATTCACCGCCATTTACGCCCACAACCTCGCGTATTACAAGGGCAAGCGTTGAGGTCACTGGCCAGCTCCGCGATCGATATTTCTGATGGTTTAATTTCCGACTTACAACATGTCTTGAAGGCGAGTCATTGTGGTGCTCGCATTGAACTTGATGCTTTGCCTTATTCGGAAGCGCTAAAAAACCAAGTCGATGCTGAACAAGCGTTACGCTGGGCACTGAGCGGGGGTGAGGATTATGAACTGTGCTTCACTGTACCCGAAATAAACCGTGGTGCATTAGATGTTGCACTCAGCAATACGGGGGCAAGCTATACTTGCATTGGTCAGATCGGGCCGCAGGCGGAAGGGGTAAAGTTCTTCCGTGAAGAGAAAGTGGTTGATCTGGATTTTCGCGGTTTTGATCATTTCTCAACGGGTAAATCCCATGGATGA
- the thiI gene encoding tRNA uracil 4-sulfurtransferase ThiI codes for MKFIIKLFPEITIKSQSVRLRFIKILTTNIRNVLKNLEDDSLAVVRHWDHIEIRTKDDQLGPQICDALTRVPGIHHILEVEDRSYTDMHDIFEQTLEAYRETLIGKTFCVRVKRRGKHEFTSGDAERYVGGGLNQHIESAKVKLTHPQVTVHLEIDQDKLTLIKARHEGLGGFPIGTQEDVLSLISGGFDSGVSSYMLMRRGCRVHYCFFNLGGSAHEIGVKQVAHYLWNRFGSSHRVRFVAIDFEPVVGEILEKVEDGQMGVVLKRMMVRAASQVAERYGVQALVTGEALGQVSSQTLTNLRLIDNASDTLILRPLISHDKEHIINVARKIGTEDFAKTMPEFCGVISKSPTVKAVKAKIEEEESHFDFAILDRVVSEAKNVDIREIAEQSREQVVEVETVAELAESDVLLDIRAPDEQEEKPLKLEKVTVKALPFYKLGSQFADLDQSKTYLLYCDRGVMSRLQALYLREQGYTNVKVYRP; via the coding sequence ATGAAGTTTATCATTAAATTGTTCCCAGAAATTACCATCAAGAGTCAATCAGTACGATTGCGCTTCATTAAAATTCTCACCACAAATATCCGCAACGTACTGAAAAATCTTGAGGATGATAGCCTAGCGGTTGTTCGTCATTGGGATCATATTGAAATTCGCACTAAAGATGATCAACTGGGTCCGCAAATCTGTGATGCACTGACTCGCGTACCGGGGATTCACCATATCCTCGAAGTTGAAGATCGTAGCTATACCGATATGCACGATATTTTTGAGCAAACGCTGGAAGCCTATCGTGAGACTCTGATCGGGAAAACCTTCTGCGTGCGAGTGAAACGCCGTGGTAAACATGAATTTACGTCTGGTGATGCAGAGCGATATGTTGGTGGTGGTTTAAATCAACATATTGAAAGCGCAAAAGTAAAACTGACTCATCCTCAAGTCACGGTGCATTTGGAAATCGACCAAGACAAACTGACGCTGATCAAAGCGCGTCATGAAGGTTTGGGCGGTTTCCCTATCGGTACGCAGGAAGATGTTTTATCTTTAATTTCAGGTGGTTTCGACTCAGGTGTGTCTAGCTATATGCTGATGCGCCGTGGCTGCCGAGTACACTATTGCTTCTTTAATCTCGGTGGTTCGGCCCATGAGATTGGGGTGAAGCAAGTTGCACATTACCTGTGGAATCGCTTTGGTAGCTCCCATCGAGTGCGTTTTGTGGCGATCGATTTCGAGCCGGTAGTGGGCGAAATTCTGGAGAAAGTCGAAGACGGGCAGATGGGTGTCGTTTTGAAACGTATGATGGTGCGAGCAGCATCTCAGGTTGCCGAACGTTACGGTGTTCAGGCACTGGTCACTGGTGAAGCGCTGGGGCAGGTATCCAGTCAGACACTAACCAATTTACGCTTAATTGATAATGCCTCAGATACGCTGATTCTACGTCCGCTGATTTCTCATGATAAAGAACACATTATCAATGTAGCTCGAAAAATTGGTACTGAAGATTTCGCGAAAACGATGCCGGAATTTTGTGGTGTGATTTCAAAGAGCCCAACCGTGAAAGCGGTTAAGGCGAAGATCGAAGAGGAAGAATCTCACTTCGATTTCGCTATTTTAGATCGCGTCGTCAGCGAAGCTAAAAACGTCGATATTCGTGAAATTGCGGAGCAAAGCCGCGAGCAAGTGGTGGAAGTCGAAACCGTTGCTGAGTTGGCGGAAAGCGATGTATTGCTGGATATCCGTGCGCCAGATGAGCAGGAAGAGAAACCGTTGAAACTCGAAAAAGTGACGGTAAAAGCGCTACCGTTCTATAAGTTAGGCTCGCAATTCGCCGATCTGGATCAAAGTAAAACATACTTGTTGTATTGCGATCGTGGCGTGATGAGCCGTTTGCAGGCGCTTTATCTGCGTGAGCAAGGGTATACCAATGTGAAAGTGTACCGCCCTTAG
- the pgpA gene encoding phosphatidylglycerophosphatase A, which translates to MDEAKGCLRLSNPWHLLATGFGSGLSPWAPGTMGSIAAIPFWLLLIQLPWQLYSLLVMFSICIGVYICHRTAKDMKVHDHGSIVWDEFVGMWITLMALPVNDWQWVAAGFVAFRIFDIWKPWPIRWFDRNVHGGMGIMIDDIIAGVIAAAIIFVIGHYWPINLF; encoded by the coding sequence ATGGATGAAGCCAAAGGCTGCTTGCGGCTATCTAACCCTTGGCACTTGTTGGCAACTGGCTTTGGCAGTGGTTTGTCGCCGTGGGCACCGGGCACTATGGGGTCTATTGCGGCCATCCCATTCTGGTTGTTACTGATTCAGCTACCTTGGCAGCTTTACTCCTTGTTGGTGATGTTCAGTATCTGTATTGGCGTTTATATCTGTCATCGCACCGCCAAAGATATGAAGGTTCATGACCACGGCAGTATTGTCTGGGATGAATTTGTCGGCATGTGGATTACCTTGATGGCACTGCCAGTGAATGATTGGCAATGGGTTGCCGCCGGTTTTGTCGCATTCCGCATCTTTGATATTTGGAAGCCTTGGCCGATTCGCTGGTTTGATCGTAATGTTCATGGCGGTATGGGGATAATGATTGATGACATTATTGCTGGGGTAATTGCTGCCGCGATTATTTTTGTCATCGGACACTACTGGCCAATAAACTTATTTTGA
- a CDS encoding YajQ family cyclic di-GMP-binding protein — MPSFDIVSEIDMQEVRNAVENATRDLANRWDFRNVPASFELNEKNESIKVASESDFQVEQLLDILRAQLSKRGIEGAALEIPEEMDRSGKTYSVEAKLKQGIESAQAKKLVKLIKDSKLKVQAQIQGEQVRVTGKARDDLQGVMALIRGADLGQPFQFNNFRD; from the coding sequence ATGCCATCTTTCGACATTGTATCTGAAATTGATATGCAGGAAGTGCGTAACGCTGTTGAAAACGCCACCCGTGATCTGGCGAACCGCTGGGATTTCCGGAATGTACCAGCAAGTTTTGAGTTAAATGAGAAAAACGAAAGCATCAAAGTAGCCAGCGAATCTGATTTTCAGGTGGAACAGCTATTAGATATTTTGCGTGCCCAATTGAGTAAACGTGGTATTGAAGGTGCAGCCCTTGAGATCCCAGAAGAGATGGATCGCAGTGGCAAAACCTACAGCGTGGAAGCAAAACTGAAGCAAGGGATTGAGAGTGCGCAGGCCAAGAAACTCGTGAAGCTGATTAAAGACAGCAAACTTAAAGTTCAGGCTCAGATTCAAGGTGAACAGGTGCGGGTCACCGGTAAAGCACGTGATGATTTACAGGGTGTGATGGCTCTGATTCGCGGCGCTGATCTTGGTCAACCCTTCCAGTTCAATAATTTCCGCGACTAA